A window of Campylobacter pinnipediorum subsp. pinnipediorum contains these coding sequences:
- a CDS encoding diacylglycerol kinase, which yields MKYNKRADLKRIINATKYSLKGLKSAYIYEAAFRQEVWCCCIFIPLGFIFGDNAIEKSLLVASVLLVLIVELINSAIEAVVDRVGCEFNELSGRAKDMGSSAVFISIILAFITWFIIFLF from the coding sequence TTGAAATACAACAAAAGAGCTGATTTAAAACGTATTATTAATGCGACAAAGTATTCTTTAAAAGGACTAAAAAGTGCATATATTTATGAAGCTGCTTTTCGTCAAGAGGTGTGGTGTTGTTGTATTTTTATTCCTTTAGGCTTTATTTTTGGAGATAATGCTATTGAAAAGTCTTTACTTGTTGCATCTGTTTTGCTTGTATTAATAGTTGAACTGATAAATAGTGCAATTGAAGCTGTAGTTGATAGAGTGGGTTGTGAATTTAATGAATTATCTGGCAGAGCAAAGGACATGGGTTCTTCTGCTGTTTTTATATCAATAATATTAGCTTTTATTACTTGGTTTATTATTTTTTTATTTTAA